In a single window of the Enoplosus armatus isolate fEnoArm2 chromosome 15, fEnoArm2.hap1, whole genome shotgun sequence genome:
- the itpka gene encoding inositol-trisphosphate 3-kinase A has translation MPKECRRKTSKDFGLSGTGINEGSRSERRTAGKSSQICDDLIQKAAQVAPSSAAGAPTVMEARRVPQVTITPEGGGCSREMQQEDWDDVVDGPLRRKLSNSSISSTGSSAVESEDDLLSDNESRSKGIITLEHLVDTGESKPWWKLKTIVHWPFSATQRRKLNWVQLAGHKGNFKAAGEGTILKKFSENEMQCFEKLREDALLPFVPSYHGTVEKDGESFLHMTDLLANFDLPNVMDCKMGVRTYLEEELVRARERPKPREDLYKKMVEVDGKGPTPLEHSQQAVTKPRYMQWRETMSSTNTLGFRIEGIKKSDGTCRTDFKKTRSKQDVIQVFKDFVGGNVSIIKSYLSRLTEIQQAMKMSEFFKRHEVIGSSLLFIHDHTGNAQVWIIDFGKTTALPAGQTLNHDIPWQEGNREDGYLWGLENLIHTLESVSSEGTSEETFCSDTKENSQTTETDGQ, from the exons ATGCCCAAAGAGTGCAGGAGAAAGACCTCCAAGGACTTCGGGCTCTCTGGGACTGGAATAAACGAGGGCTCGCGTTCAGAGCGGAGAACAGCCGGGAAGTCGTCCCAGATCTGCGATGATCTCATTCAGAAAGCCGCTCAGGTCGCCCCGTCGTCCGCAGCCGGAGCGCCGACTGTGATGGAAGCGCGCCGGGTGCCGCAGGTCACCATCACCCCGGAGGGAGGCGGCTGCTCCCGGGAGATGCAGCAGGAGGACTGGGATGATGTGGTGGACGGCCCCCTGCGCAGGAAGCTGTCCAACTCGTCCATCTCCTCCACAGGGTCCTCCGCCGTGGAGTCCGAGGATGACCTACTCAGTGACAACGAGAGCAGGAGCAAAGGCATCATCACTCTGGAGCACCTAGTGGACACCGGAGAG AGCAAGCCGTGGTGGAAGTTAAAGACGATCGTCCACTGGCCCTTCAGTGCTACTCAGAGGAGAAAGCTGAACTGGGTTCAGCTAGCCGGCCATAAAG GTAACTTCAAAGCGGCAGGTGAGGGCACCATCCTGAAGAAGTTCTCTGAAAACGAGATGCAGTGTTTCGAGAAGCTGAGGGAGGACGCGCTGCTCCCGTTTGTGCCCAGTTATCACGGCACTgtggaaaaagatggagagTCTTTCCTTCACATGACCGACCTGCTGGCGAACTTTGACCTTCCCAATGTCATGGACTGCAAGATGGGAGTGAG GACGTACTTGGAGGAGGAGCTCGTCAGGGCGCGGGAGAGGCCCAAGCCGAGGGAGGACCTGTACAAGAAAATGGTGGAGGTGGACGGCAAAGGGCCGACTCCCTTGGAGCACTCCCAACAAGCTGTCACCAAGCCTCGCTACATGCAGTGGAGGGAGACCATGAGCTCCACCAACACCCTGGGCTTCAGGATAGAAGGGATCAAG aAGAGTGACGGTACGTGTCGAACTGACTTCAAGAAAACCAGGTCGAAGCAGGACGTCATCCAGGTGTTCAAGGACTTTGTTGGAGGGAACGTCAGCATCATA AAGTCTTACCTGAGCAGACTGACGGAGATCCAGCAGGCCATGAAGATGTCAGAGTTCTTCAAGCGACACGAG GTCATTGGCAGCTCCCTCCTCTTTATCCATGACCACACGGGCAATGCCCAGGTCTGGATTATTGACTTTGGCAAGACCACGGCGCTACCAGCAGGCCAGACGTTAAACCATGACATTCCCTGGCAGGAGGGCAACCGGGAGGATGGCTACCTGTGGGGGCTGGAAAACCTCATCCACACACTGGAGTCTGTAAGCAGTGAAGGGACTAGTGAAGAAACCTTTTGCTCAGATACCAAAGAAAATAGCCAAACTACAGAAACAGATGGTCAGTGA
- the ivd gene encoding isovaleryl-CoA dehydrogenase, mitochondrial isoform X2, with protein sequence MFAVRNALRLGSRLSIPAVARRGCAGASIPVDDVVNGLTDEQIQLRQTVRKFCAEKLAPYADEIDKNNEFTRMRDFWKDMGEMGLLGITAPVEYGGTGLGYLDHVIVMEEMSRVSAAIALSYGAHSNLCVNQMVRHCNEKQKEKYMPKLMTGEHVGALAMSEPNAGSDVVAMKLKAKKQGDYYILNGNKFWITNGPDADVLIVYAKTDPEANQRGITAFIVEKGMPGFSTAQKLDKLGMRGSNTCELLFEDCKIPGENILGPLNKGVYVMMSGLDLERLVLASGPIGIMQAVVDFSVPYLHVREAFGQKIGQFQLMQGKMADMYTRLSSCRQYLYNVARACDRGHFSAMDCAGVILYCAENATQVALDGIQCLGGNGYINDYPMGRYLRDAKLYEIGAGTSEIRRLIIGRAFNSMFK encoded by the exons ATGTTTGCCGTCAGAAACGCTCTCCGCCTCGGCTCCAGGTTATCCATCCCCGCGGTGGCGAGGAGAGGATGCGCCGGGGCTTCCATCCCGGTGGACGATGTGGTGAACGGACTCACCGACGAGCAGATACAG CTCAGGCAGACGGTTCGTAAATTCTGTGCAGAAAAGCTTGCACCTTATGCCGACGAGATCGACAAGAACAATGAATTTACACGAATGCGG GACTTTTGGAAAGACATGGGGGAGATGGGACTCCTTGGGATCACTGCCCCAG TGGAATATGGGGGCACAGGATTGGGCTACCTCGATCATGTCATTGTGATGGAGGAGATGTCACGAGTGTCGGCAGCCATTGCTCTCAGTTACGGCGCCCACTCCAACCTCTGTGTCAACCAGATGGTGCGCCACTGCAAtgagaaacagaaggagaagtACATGCCAAAG CTAATGACAGGAGAGCATGTAGGAGCTCTGGCCATGAGTGAGCCCAATGCCGGCTCTGATGTCGTAGCCATGAAACTCAAAGCCAAGAAGCAAG GTGACTACTATATTCTGAATGGCAACAAGTTCTGGATCACGAATGGGCCAGATGCCGACGTCCTTATTGTTTATGCAAAGACAGATCCTGAGGCGAATCAAAGAGGCATTACAGCTTTCATCGTTGAAAAG GGAATGCCAGGATTCTCCACAGCACAGAAGCTCGACAAACTGGGCATGAGGGGATCCAACACCTGCGAGCTGCTCTTTGAAGACTGCAAAatcccaggt GAGAACATTCTTGGTCCGTTAAACAAAGGTGTTTACGTGATGATGAGCGGCTTAGATCTGGAGAGGCTGGTGCTTGCATCAGGACCTATTGG CATCATGCAGGCAGTTGTGGACTTTTCCGTCCCCTACCTTCATGTCAGAGAAGCTTTTGGACAGAAGATCGGACAATTTCAG CTGATGCAAGGCAAGATGGCCGACATGTACACCAGGCTGAGCTCCTGTCGGCAGTATTTGTACAATGTTGCCCGGGCTTGTGACAGAGGACACTTCAGTGCAATG GACTGTGCTGGAGTGATCCTGTATTGTGCGGAGAACGCCACTCAGGTTGCGTTGGATGGCATTCAGTGTTTGG GTGGGAACGGCTACATCAACGACTACCCCATGGGACGATACTTGCGCGATGCAAAGCTGTATGAAATCGGCGCGGGCACGAGTGAAATCCGCCGGCTCATTATTGGACGAGCCTTCAACTCCATGTTCAAATAA
- the ivd gene encoding isovaleryl-CoA dehydrogenase, mitochondrial isoform X3 gives MFAVRNALRLGSRLSIPAVARRGCAGASIPVDDVVNGLTDEQIQDFWKDMGEMGLLGITAPVEYGGTGLGYLDHVIVMEEMSRVSAAIALSYGAHSNLCVNQMVRHCNEKQKEKYMPKLMTGEHVGALAMSEPNAGSDVVAMKLKAKKQGDYYILNGNKFWITNGPDADVLIVYAKTDPEANQRGITAFIVEKGMPGFSTAQKLDKLGMRGSNTCELLFEDCKIPGENILGPLNKGVYVMMSGLDLERLVLASGPIGIMQAVVDFSVPYLHVREAFGQKIGQFQLMQGKMADMYTRLSSCRQYLYNVARACDRGHFSAMDCAGVILYCAENATQVALDGIQCLGGNGYINDYPMGRYLRDAKLYEIGAGTSEIRRLIIGRAFNSMFK, from the exons ATGTTTGCCGTCAGAAACGCTCTCCGCCTCGGCTCCAGGTTATCCATCCCCGCGGTGGCGAGGAGAGGATGCGCCGGGGCTTCCATCCCGGTGGACGATGTGGTGAACGGACTCACCGACGAGCAGATACAG GACTTTTGGAAAGACATGGGGGAGATGGGACTCCTTGGGATCACTGCCCCAG TGGAATATGGGGGCACAGGATTGGGCTACCTCGATCATGTCATTGTGATGGAGGAGATGTCACGAGTGTCGGCAGCCATTGCTCTCAGTTACGGCGCCCACTCCAACCTCTGTGTCAACCAGATGGTGCGCCACTGCAAtgagaaacagaaggagaagtACATGCCAAAG CTAATGACAGGAGAGCATGTAGGAGCTCTGGCCATGAGTGAGCCCAATGCCGGCTCTGATGTCGTAGCCATGAAACTCAAAGCCAAGAAGCAAG GTGACTACTATATTCTGAATGGCAACAAGTTCTGGATCACGAATGGGCCAGATGCCGACGTCCTTATTGTTTATGCAAAGACAGATCCTGAGGCGAATCAAAGAGGCATTACAGCTTTCATCGTTGAAAAG GGAATGCCAGGATTCTCCACAGCACAGAAGCTCGACAAACTGGGCATGAGGGGATCCAACACCTGCGAGCTGCTCTTTGAAGACTGCAAAatcccaggt GAGAACATTCTTGGTCCGTTAAACAAAGGTGTTTACGTGATGATGAGCGGCTTAGATCTGGAGAGGCTGGTGCTTGCATCAGGACCTATTGG CATCATGCAGGCAGTTGTGGACTTTTCCGTCCCCTACCTTCATGTCAGAGAAGCTTTTGGACAGAAGATCGGACAATTTCAG CTGATGCAAGGCAAGATGGCCGACATGTACACCAGGCTGAGCTCCTGTCGGCAGTATTTGTACAATGTTGCCCGGGCTTGTGACAGAGGACACTTCAGTGCAATG GACTGTGCTGGAGTGATCCTGTATTGTGCGGAGAACGCCACTCAGGTTGCGTTGGATGGCATTCAGTGTTTGG GTGGGAACGGCTACATCAACGACTACCCCATGGGACGATACTTGCGCGATGCAAAGCTGTATGAAATCGGCGCGGGCACGAGTGAAATCCGCCGGCTCATTATTGGACGAGCCTTCAACTCCATGTTCAAATAA
- the ivd gene encoding isovaleryl-CoA dehydrogenase, mitochondrial isoform X1, whose translation MFAVRNALRLGSRLSIPAVARRGCAGASIPVDDVVNGLTDEQIQLRQTVRKFCAEKLAPYADEIDKNNEFTRMRVSWNSSGSVGIVMNMKLYWLSYESCDFWKDMGEMGLLGITAPVEYGGTGLGYLDHVIVMEEMSRVSAAIALSYGAHSNLCVNQMVRHCNEKQKEKYMPKLMTGEHVGALAMSEPNAGSDVVAMKLKAKKQGDYYILNGNKFWITNGPDADVLIVYAKTDPEANQRGITAFIVEKGMPGFSTAQKLDKLGMRGSNTCELLFEDCKIPGENILGPLNKGVYVMMSGLDLERLVLASGPIGIMQAVVDFSVPYLHVREAFGQKIGQFQLMQGKMADMYTRLSSCRQYLYNVARACDRGHFSAMDCAGVILYCAENATQVALDGIQCLGGNGYINDYPMGRYLRDAKLYEIGAGTSEIRRLIIGRAFNSMFK comes from the exons ATGTTTGCCGTCAGAAACGCTCTCCGCCTCGGCTCCAGGTTATCCATCCCCGCGGTGGCGAGGAGAGGATGCGCCGGGGCTTCCATCCCGGTGGACGATGTGGTGAACGGACTCACCGACGAGCAGATACAG CTCAGGCAGACGGTTCGTAAATTCTGTGCAGAAAAGCTTGCACCTTATGCCGACGAGATCGACAAGAACAATGAATTTACACGAATGCGGGTGAGTTG GAATAGTTCAGGAAGTGTTGGCATTGTCATGAACATGAAGCTGTACTGGCTGTCATATGAGAGTTGT GACTTTTGGAAAGACATGGGGGAGATGGGACTCCTTGGGATCACTGCCCCAG TGGAATATGGGGGCACAGGATTGGGCTACCTCGATCATGTCATTGTGATGGAGGAGATGTCACGAGTGTCGGCAGCCATTGCTCTCAGTTACGGCGCCCACTCCAACCTCTGTGTCAACCAGATGGTGCGCCACTGCAAtgagaaacagaaggagaagtACATGCCAAAG CTAATGACAGGAGAGCATGTAGGAGCTCTGGCCATGAGTGAGCCCAATGCCGGCTCTGATGTCGTAGCCATGAAACTCAAAGCCAAGAAGCAAG GTGACTACTATATTCTGAATGGCAACAAGTTCTGGATCACGAATGGGCCAGATGCCGACGTCCTTATTGTTTATGCAAAGACAGATCCTGAGGCGAATCAAAGAGGCATTACAGCTTTCATCGTTGAAAAG GGAATGCCAGGATTCTCCACAGCACAGAAGCTCGACAAACTGGGCATGAGGGGATCCAACACCTGCGAGCTGCTCTTTGAAGACTGCAAAatcccaggt GAGAACATTCTTGGTCCGTTAAACAAAGGTGTTTACGTGATGATGAGCGGCTTAGATCTGGAGAGGCTGGTGCTTGCATCAGGACCTATTGG CATCATGCAGGCAGTTGTGGACTTTTCCGTCCCCTACCTTCATGTCAGAGAAGCTTTTGGACAGAAGATCGGACAATTTCAG CTGATGCAAGGCAAGATGGCCGACATGTACACCAGGCTGAGCTCCTGTCGGCAGTATTTGTACAATGTTGCCCGGGCTTGTGACAGAGGACACTTCAGTGCAATG GACTGTGCTGGAGTGATCCTGTATTGTGCGGAGAACGCCACTCAGGTTGCGTTGGATGGCATTCAGTGTTTGG GTGGGAACGGCTACATCAACGACTACCCCATGGGACGATACTTGCGCGATGCAAAGCTGTATGAAATCGGCGCGGGCACGAGTGAAATCCGCCGGCTCATTATTGGACGAGCCTTCAACTCCATGTTCAAATAA